The Gossypium raimondii isolate GPD5lz chromosome 2, ASM2569854v1, whole genome shotgun sequence genome segment ACCCACTATGAAACTTATGCTTACATGGCATTTCCCTTGCTTCACTACCAGCCTCGAAATCGTCCATACACACACAACATTTCAAATTCTCCTCAATTTTCACAGTTGGCAAGGCCATGATTGCCTCTACTTGTGCTGGTGGTGTTCCATATCTTTCGGGGTCGTTTTGTGCCACTGCCAAATGCTGCAACAATATATCTAAACCAGGACCGATGAAATAATCACCTATAGAACCTATGCGGTCGGAGTTTCGGTTTTGACCACCCTGATTGGAATCATAAGAGCCCTGGACAATGATAGTCTGATTGAAAGGATTGATGAAAATTACTCCGTCCCTATCCCTATCCCTATCCCTATCCCTATCATTCTCAGAATTCTCGCCTTCAGATGCCATTCTCTCTCTAACACCTTGAAGCAGCTGCACGATCGATGCAGAGTTCCTTCTTCTATTCCTAATAATGGATTCAAGTTCTCGGTCCAAGTCAGTATCGCCTCCATGGCGAGCTTCGCCATCAGAATTCTCAGCATCCTCTTCTTCAAACTCGATACGTCTAAGTCTTCTGCGGCGACGAGGATTACCCAGCATACCTAACAAGATGGGAGCCCATAGTGAGAGTGCTCGATCAGATTGGATATGGGAATCCATGTCTGGAGCACTGTCTCTTGTACCATTGCTCATTTCTTCAATAAACCCACCTCGACAAAATGAGCATTTAATCTCAGCTTCCATGATGGGAGTAACCACTTGAGAACACTGATAACACCAGTACCTTGCTGCCATTGCTTCCTCCAATACCTGCTAGGCCTTTCCCTTTCCTATACTCCTATTTCATTAAGGTTCTGTCACAAAAAACAGCAAATAGCATTATCAAAACCAATTACAGTCAATTAAAATGGAAAGCAATCTGCCCAAAAAGATCATTTTATTTGGAACGATTTTGCAGATCTACATAAATAATTCTCCAGATAAAAAGTTCCAGCATATTAtttgaggaaaaaaaaatccttaagCTACACGCTTATGTAATTAGATCCAACTCCTAAACCCTTCAAAAATTCACTTCTTTCCCGTTTTCGTTTCTTTTTATCCTCAAAAAGACCATCCATACAGATTCAGAAGAACCCCAAACTAAACAACTTACAGACTTCCAAGTCTTGACAATTAAAACAGTAAAGGATCTCTTAAAGAGTATGCTCCCTGTTTTTTTGGGGGGGTGGATAAAAAATTGTTTACATGAGAAAGGGGCAACGTACAAGGATCTGTGATTCTCAAACCAAACATGAATCTCCCCAGTGAAGGTGAAAACCCAAATCAGGGCAATAATTATaatcaacaaaacaaaagatttcAGACACCGAAACATACCGCAGAGATGTTCCGATTTCTCTTACCTTCAATTACGGCAGCAACACTTgaagaaaaacaagaagaaagaaGCAGAATGTATGGAGTCAAATGAGATGAAATGGCTACAGTTGCActttttgcttttattattgtaataacatcatccaaacgcgttctctctctctctcctctattatttttattactaattaattaattctcaTTTTACCCATTTACCCTTTACTTACCTACTTGTATATATGAGAAAACCTTGACTTGATTTATTTTACCTTGTcattctaaaattttgttacatttGCTTTCACATGTCAAATCAAACAActtatatttacattaaaatttttaaacattactTTGATATTTACGAGTAGAGTTGTTCATTGGGTCGGGTTCGAGTTGAGcttaagtataatattaatatattttatatttatttaagtctCAACCCACTCatattgtttttaagtttttaaaaatttatttctattatataatataataattttatacattttttatttattgaaatttttatataatcatcttaacattattttaatatttacattagagtaatattatatatttagcataggtttattgttttaatatgttctaaattatataatatataaaaataacataatataaagtattataaatttaaaaacgaGTCGGCTCGGGCTCGGGCCTTAAATGCTCAAGCCCGAGTcggacccatattttaaacaattcttttttttttttgcccaagccctcCTACATTTTGGACAAACCTTCAAACCTAGGTAAATAGCTAACCCATAATCGAGTCTATTTACAAGTGtgttgaataatatatatatatatatatatatataatttactatctaattatttagtgatgataaaaaaaatataactataaaCTCAACCCTTACATATACCAAGATTCCAATGATCACTTTTTAAGATTTCCTATTCCTAATCCTAATCCTCACAAAAGTCATTCAAACTACTTGCAAAGTTCCCACAACTTAGTCAATTAGCTAGTTTTTTCTCTCCATAATTCATGAATTAGTGATATGAAAGCTGTccttaaaatatgttattatatttatcaaatgttGAAAGTATATTTGTAAATTGTATTATTGTGTATGGCAAGttaatgttaattttgttggattatttatttgtaagtattattataattattagaattgTTTGTAATAATccaaatctaatatttaattgtCTCAAGATGGCAGATCAATTCATAGTGCAAATTCATTTGAATGGAAATATGATTTCGATTAATGATGTAATCATATTACAATCGGATACAATCTTTAACATGACCGTTAAGAGTAATCCTTTATTGGACAACATGAAAAGGAGGATCCTGAGGAAAGTCAAGGCTAGAAGTATTAACCGTATATTCAATATGAAGTATAGATTTTTTGAGGTCCATGTTAAGAACTAGTACCCTTAGTGCAGTGATGTTGTCAAATGTATTTGTAATTTCTCAAACACAttagattaataaaatttcatcattcacaTTAATATCTTTTGTATAATGTCCCGAacggtttttgcacgcaaagcaaactgtaagcaaatattagcttattaattatctaatgtttaattaatattaaattgcaTTATGTAGTTGGATCATAATGCAAGAAggataacttatattagtagataatctaaacggtTCATAGTTTAATCGAAATTGATCAAGTCGATTAAAAGCTATTacgtcgtctatcaagtccaatggGAGATACTGTTTTGAGTATCGGAGCGAATAACTCCCAGAAGACAGAGGCATAGATGTAACTATTTGGACTGAAACTAATACGTTGGGTGTACGATTTCTACATGATACAACTTCACTtgcaatagtggaattcatagcccaataaAGGGTAAGTGATATCCTTTCATCGGCATTAcatgaatgatttatttactATTTGTTAATAATTGACTTTTTCATGAAGAAATACGTAATGgttacaatgagataaaataggatcatattgggtgAACAATTTTAActcaaagagattaaagatatcctatAAAGTTAACAAATATATGACAAGATTGTTAGACGAGCATTTGATAAATAGTTTtcgtaatgatatataataagggaGAGTTCAATATGatactttagtggaatgactCAATGACTAAATAATGTCGCAATTAGTAGACGAagagttggaacttaattacaaattatttgagctctaattatatatatgtctaATTGGTCCCTCCACTTGCTCGGTACAAGTCTAAACAGTTTGCAATAAAATCAACATGAATAAATGAAAGCAACGAATTAGAAAAACATATCGCATGTATCACTATCCACAATGGATGCATTTTTTCAATGTATGTAAAAGATGTcttagagattaaattaatttcttgtaaatattatttaattgattgcaATCAAATAATTGTAGCTTGGAATGGAAATTAAATCAAGTAGTCATCGTGGTCTTAGCGAACAAGttagttaaattcatttattcataGATTCTAATACAGTAAAGTCGTCAtgactttaattaaattaaaattgggttgataaaataatttaattaggaaattaattaattttattttaattaaataaataaataatattttcttgagaatataaaattagttattgGGTCGGTAAAATTAAATGAGTTCATTTAAAAATCggaaaacatatataattaatactaGTACAAAAATAGGTCCAAAGGCCCATCTACATAGTAAGGGACGACaaacctaatgttcataaggaGTTGTCGTCGCCACATATATCCCAATTAGGGTTtacatgtatttttatattaaaataatattagttatttACTCCTAGTTCAATTGAGACTTGTATTTTTCTCTCTATATAGAGATCATTGGGTAAGTCAAACACACACCACTTAAGCGTGAGTACAGTGTCAAAATCTAGcgtgatttatttttcaaaataaatactttattttgagAGAGTTCACCTTTCAATTTCTAGCTTTTGAGAAATTAATAATccactaaatatatatatattttttttcattttgtgcGATTGGTTCATTAAATTAGAGCTTACACTTTAAGCATACCAGAGTTCAATAGTAGTGAAGAAAATTGTTTTGGTCAAAAGATGCGAACCAAATAGGTTGTCTAATTCAAACCACGTGTACTAATTTGATTAGGATTTATTGCTATAAAAAAACACAACCGcttgattttagaaaaaaattaatttttcactgtgcaaccaaatttatttctaaatcgaatttttccaacaatttagTAGAAGAGGGTgtaaatgttagattttgtgcTCTTAGTGCAGTGATTTCATCACTATGCATGTAATTCTGTGAACAggttgattaaataaaatttcataattaaattattacattATTACATTATTACATGTTTATCTTGAATGAtttttgcattaaaataaaaaatgaataaacaaatattgTTTCATTGATTACTTAAGATTTAACAAATATTAAGTTACATCATATGAAGGATTATGGTGCGAAAAGACAAAttatattagtaggtaatcTAAATAAGTTCGTAGTTCAAGGAAccaaaatgagaaattgattCATGagattattatgttgtctattAACACTAATTAAGGAGATACATTATTTTGGGAATTAGAACGGTTTACTCGATTATCTAATTTGACAATACAATTAACAAAACAAcacttaagtaaaatttattctaaaccTATggttttatcttaatttttgatatttttaataattctgAAACTCCAAAATCTAAATGGGAGTTTAATTTTCTAATAActagtaatatttttataacttatatattctttttatagttttgcaataattaaaatgaattttgacCTTCGTTTGCTTTGAATCATCTGAATTTAGACAATTATTTGTCTAGACTCATTCtatatgtacattttattaatttttataaattattaatattttttattttttacaaatttacaattttacactCATCTTGAATGATTATGGACAAATGGGCTCATTCTAAAtctatgtattttattaattttaaattatttttattttcttctttttgctaATGTGGTTGTTTGCCATATCAACACACTTAACAATCAAATTGGTTAATTGACGATTTTCATTAACGAGAGAacctaattgatttttttatcattgaGGTTCAATAAGATGAAACATTTTTGAAGAgcataattgatttttttttactaaggATTTTTTTCTACCCTTAAACCTTTATTAATTGAAGTTATATAGATACTGATTgatggtaaaagtaccatgaaagTCCTTATATTAGgagtcaaattatattttatctccTCTACTCAAataatgaacaaattaatctcTATACATTAAATTCAAGACCAAACtagtactattaaaaataatatttgtacgTCGAAATGAGGTACACGACAAATCACTTCTAACTATTTGATTATTCTCTcgtcaatttttaacaatagaaaaactaaatttcttaataaaaagATCAATTTACTCTCTTATATAATATGCTGACACTAATTTACTCGTTTTTGTGTACCATATATTCATAAATGACATTAGCaaaatgaaatggattctaATTTTGTTGCTAAACGCATTGATTGGGACGCTAAACCCTCCATTATTCATGAAGATTTGAGTCCATCCATAGtgaatttacttaaaataaaatattttggatgAGAAAATTCCACAATGGGTCGACTCAAATCTTATCAGAAAACAACTCAGAAGTCTGGTTTTTGTAAATTCCTtggtagaaaaataatttctttttctttcataatacggaaaagaaaatgagaaaaaatcaTTCCATTTAATCACCGGTAAAAAACCTCTCACAAATCTGTCAAAATGggaatttaaaaaagaaagacagaATGGCGCAGTATTGTTCTGCATTTCTAAAGGATTTTCCAAAACCCACTCTTTAACACACTAAACCGGACTCTTCATTCCAACTAAACCTAGAGACATCTCAAGGGCATCCATCATACGGCATCTCAAATCTCAATGTTATGCCGTGGCAACAAGTCAATGCAAAAGCAAGTTCAAAACAGCACAATGGTAGATGTTACCACTTAccatgcccatgtgctaggcttGGTTTCTAATCTAGACCTTAGAGCTAAGAAAGTAACTATGGCTCACTATAAACATACAAATTTGGAACTGCTTCTTAATTTGCAAAATCCTTCTTTTACTTTATTCTATTACTTACAAGATAAACTGATGATTGTCTTGTCTAACTCAGAGCTGCAGCTACATCCTGGGAAAAGAATCACTAAGCAGGAAGTTGTACAAATCCCACTCCCACCCATATCTGGGGCTGCCGAATAAATTTAAGAAGCCTCAAGACATATATAAGCGGTAATACTAAGCTGTGTTTTTCAAATATGTGCTTGAATTCGGACAATCTGAAGCACTTTTGGATCATTCTCCACCTGCAACTATTGAGTTTGGTAAAGGCGCCAAACAAAGTGATGGACTGGcaaaacttgaaaatattgTAACCAATAAATTAGCAGCACAAGCTCGCATTATATACTGTTGTATAGACCACTTGACATAAAAAAGAATCACACTAATGCAAAAAAGACTGTTGCCAAATCCATGGACAAGGTACACAAACAgtaaacaacaaatttaaccaaacatGGGACAAGACACCACATAGAATGTTGCCAAATCCAGTaagaaaaagacaagaaaaGCAGCAAAAATACAGCATTACAAACTTATAAGACCGCTACTTTTTTAACAGTTAACAAACTTGTATCACTTATTTCAATATATCTTTCCAAATGATTTTTTCAATCTTCAAATAGGAATGAAGAAATATTCCAGACTGGTTCTAACCATTTGATTTCTAATTCTTTGGTTTTTCTTAATGCATGATAGAAATATGCTAATTGAGGATTAAACTAATATAAGGTTTTGTGTTGTCAATTTACTATGAATGTTATTGtatataatttagaaatttaagattgtttcatcaaattttaaaataactatgCCTCGTTTGGTTACAGCATAATAACATTAGGAAATAGCTTATTCATTACATATGTATTACAATagttagtataaattttaaacttgaaattagaaagatgagTAAAAGCTCTCGTAAAAAATAAGACCTCTTCAAAATAAGCGaaaatttttcctttcctttacgAAAAATAAGCCATGAGAGTGGCtaaatattaccaattgaattagtttattgTTAAATCATATCCTAAAACATGTGTAAAAAACAGTACACCTACCAAGCATAGCATTACTATTTTGCTTATCTACCAAGCATAAAGGCTTTATGATCCTATATTTTATCTTCCATCAGTTCTATTGTATTTGAATCTAGGCTTAACTTATAACTACCATGTAGTTTTAGATTAAATAGCTTAGGCTTAACATAAAAGTATCATCGAAAACTTTCCATCATCTCTTATGATTGCATGATGCAAACTGCAAAGTTTTACATGTGAAGCTTAGAgatattttcttttctgctctttatttaaattcatttttctctatTATCTCAAGTACTCAAATAACAGAATTTCCATAAGCCCTCATCACCTAGCAGTTCTtcatcatttgcaatttccatatACCTTTTTAGACTATTTAGGGTATATTATACCAGTTGTATTTTGCTGAGCTTTCAAATGTTAGGCTTTagtttaacataaaattatcaTCAGAAGTTTTCCAGCATGACTGCTATTATTATCCAATATCAAACAGCCTTTCGTGTGACTTTTAACAAGCCCAAGGTCTGAAGCTAACTTCTCCATTCTTACTCATTCAACATTCTTTTCCAATAACAGGTGCGTTTGGATATTACAAAGTAATTAGATGAAAGTGTAATTACTAATATAGTAATTACACCCTCTTGTAATTACAAAAATTCTAGTTCCCTAGACATGTTTGATATGGTAAGCCAAAATGTATAGAAAATTATCTcccattaatatatatatatttttagatttttctaaataagatTAGTAAAATAAcatgattatatttaaaaaataaaatatatatcctacaattaaaatactattattatggtataaaaaataactttttatacTTAAATCATGTATGGACATGTTTGGAAAGCCATAAAGTAATTGCATTTgagtatattatatataacaaCCCATGTAATTACTCCAGTACTTACCCTCCCTCTACGAATTGGAGTGCTCCAATTACGCTAAATTCAATGAGACCTACTAATTACATTGGTTACCAAATATAGTGTGATTACAAGCAATTACACCCAAATCCAATTACTAAGTGGCTTTCCAAATAAGTcctaaaaaatccaaaaagctACTGACCTAGCTATCACAGCAAGAAGTACAATAGCAACAATTTTAACTCTTTCCGCTATTCTATAATGTAATTTGTGATAGCACATAAGGCCTGGaaagataatttattaaacaagcCACGGCAAGATCCAAAGAGTGACTGTACAAGGATTAGGAACTTCATGAATAAACTAGACAAAGAGGATGAAACTTAGAGGAACGGAAAAGCACACTCCACCCAATCACCAGAGTAACTTGATGCTGATGGTACTCAGAAGAAAATCTTATCAGATTAATATTAACATTCAAAGTCAAAAGTTCTATAACATGGCAGCAACCAGTGGATTCTTATCAGAAATTGGCCAGAACCTTTAATATTTCCTTTACATTGTTGTgctaaataaaatgtaattctGTTTTCAAGCTGACAATTAAGAGGGGTAATGTCAATAACTTTCAACAATCAAACCAAATAAGCAGAAAGCTTTCAAGAAATAAGATGTCAATCTTCATACTTACGACACTTGGTCAACAAGAAAGTACATAACTAGTCTTACTGAAAAAGATTGTATGACAATTTCAAACAATGAAATCGCTCCTAGATAGTATTaccatcaaaatttaaatctacaTTGAAGTTAGAGACAGACTTATTTCTAATTTGAGCTATCTGTAAGAGTGTATGAATCTATGCAGAAGGATGAATAGGCtgctaaaagaaaaagagtaaagCACAGCTCTAATGAGTTACAATGTCAACTGAAACTCTAAGGGGAAATAAGATGCTTAAGCAGAAAGAGTCCTAACAGGCGATGGCTTTAGCTAAGAAACTTCAGCACCAGCAGTGGATCCAGTTCTGCTAACAGCATTATTTTGACCCTATAAAATGgagaaacaaaattttaaagagataGAGAACCATCAAGTAGTTTTGactctttgttttcttttctaagAACTCAGATATCCAATAGTCACATTGGGCCTCGACTATTCTAGAGTCAAGCCAAGTTGGATCCCAAACTAGGGAAATTCTCAGGGCAGTTATTTTTCTGGTTCACAAGACTCGAAAATAAGACCTTGCTTAGGAGCACCAAACTCCTTACCCCTAGGTCAACAGCGGTTGGTGAACCAGTTTTGACTTGTGATAAcaagaaacataaaaagaaGAGTAAGGGGTTATACCAGAAATGAATGTCTACTGGGTTGCTGACGGTCTTCAAAAAGGGAAGAGTAATAAGCAGGATCGTAGATGGAAGCTCCTAAAGCGTCATCAGAGTCATTGTGAGAGCACTGTCTGGAATTGGGTAGGGTTGCAGGGCTCAGAAAACTAGTTCTCAAATCGAAATCAGGGTCTCGAGGATTGGCACCACTGTTTACATATGAAATTCCCTGTCTATATATTTGAATCCATAAGAGGGACGAGCAGAATCTTACGCAAAACCCCACGATCTCCATGGCAAGCGATAATCTGAGGGAGAAGGTGAACAACATTCCATTACGCTCGCTGGACATGTTCCAAATATCGTGGGAAAAGAGGATGAACCACGAAATGTCAAGCAGAATGGCGCAGAAGAGCAAAACGGCGTAGGTTCGACCTAAGCTCTGACTGCTGCTCTCGATGGCAACCAAAGCGAACAATGCGATCCCCAAATTGATGAGCGACACACCGTTGTATAATGCGCCGAGGGATCCGATCAAGGAGCACCCGATCTGATGAATCAAATAACAGCTTTTACAAAAGCACAAAGAAACCCTagatttgttttgcttttaatCTCAAAAAGGAAGAAGGTAATTTACTTGGATGTAAATAAGGACGACGGCCAGATTCTGGAGCCTATCAAAATCGCGAAGACAAGCGTGAATTCCATCTCTCACATTCTGAGAGCAAAAACAAACCATCATCTGCTGCGGTTCATCCAATTTTGATTGCTTCTTCAAAGCAATCTAATCATAACCAACTCCAACTCCAACTCCAACTCCAACTCTTCTGTTTCTTTCCTTTCAGTGTATTTGGCTTAGGCCGGACTTCATTCAAGAAATGCAACAACCAAAGTACCAAATattctcaaaatcatcaatcaaaTGATCCTTGTAatgttcaaaattaaattaatcattttctaaaataaataaataaataaatacatacataaagGGCCACGAACACCAACCTCTTGTCTTCTCTCCTTTTTATTTGCTCTTTTCTCAAACAAACTTTTCCCCTTCCCcttcctcttcctctttctcttcctactctctcttttttccttctttttcttttttattttttgtaatgtATGGTATGCCACTATGCTCTGATTTCGGTTGACCATTGGTTAGGACTCTGTCAACTAGGTCCAACTGCCCAATGCATAAAGTCCAAACTGCCCCAAGTCCGATCCAATCATCTCCATAATCAATTccattaaaatacatatttcattctttaaaatattttttatttaatttatcgaTATTAGGAAAGGGGATGGAGGATAAAAAGGTTTGAATCATGATCATCGATTTTGCACCGTTTCGGTCATATAGGTCGGTGCACACTGTTTCAGTACTAAAGCAAAATAAACAACAACCTTTTTCATATTAGTGAAAATTTCAATCTATACTACTCGCACTAACTTGTTTCAGTCATTTTCAGTCACACTTGTCGAAACATGTTGCACCAGCCGATGAGAGGATATCTTAAGACAAATAAATTTGTCTCTAAGACAAATCACCCTTGTCAAAAGTGTGTTGCATGTCATTAATCTCATTGAGATaaatttgttctcccaatatgatcattttatttcatttcatgaaaagtcaattactaatacataataattaaatcatttatcactAAGATAAATAATCCATGGCcatattatttttcatctatcatgtaataccGATGAGAGGGTATCATTTACCCTTTCTCGAACTATGAATTTCGTTGTTGTCGAATGATGCTACATCATATAGAAGTCACATACCTAAGGCACTAGCTTTCGGttttttatctatttgaactcgagttttcatttatatcaaagtatacaagttaCATACGTAGTCCATCATCCATTCAAGATtaagttatatcacactataaacgtcacaaatgaataaatccataaacgaatcTATAATCTATTCTATTTGTGTCATATCCAATGTACTATCAATCCAACTagtcacatctatatctctataTTCTGTGAATCATTTGCTCCGATACCCAAAGCAATGTATCTTtccaattgaacttgatagacgacatattagtctttcaattaaattgttcaattctaattagactaatgacatgtttaaactatttactaatataaattatctttttgtattatgattcgttgaagaaaagaaaatttttccaATGTCGTGTTGACCTCTATAAAAACTCAGCTTACTCCCTGTTGAACTCGAGGTCAAACTTCAATTATCACCCACCTACAAAAATGGACCTTCTTTTTCCATTGTGGGATATAGGCATTAGCTTATTGTTGTGGATAAGGTAGGCGGAGAAGCATCTAAAAAGCAGCTAATGATTGATTATTATATCCAATCCTTGCTAAAGCAGATGGAAGgtacttaaaaattaagttgatttttttgtttgcttAAGATTGATTCTTTAGCATAATTATTGATGccataattcattttaatttatggatttgaggtttttagtacatttttaaaattatttataaatttttaacctttaaatcgGCAAGAAATATCgtgtttgaatttatatttttaattgttataacAACAACCGTGTCAActtgaattaatattcaatCGACATGGAATTGAGCTTCTATCGGATTTCCTacattattttaacatttgGTTTTGAGATTATTGTGTTTgagttaattttattgtttcatGTTATTGAAGATAAAAGTTAAACTCATGTATGGTTCACTAAACCAAATACataattgaaaatcaaatcgaaataaataaaattaaatcaaaattaaaatggaaattaagtTTTGAATCGGTTTTCGATTTTTCAGTTTTAGTAGAATGttgataatatgtttatatatttttaggtaaattacaaaatagttatcaaacaatgctttttattttactttggtcatctaactattattatttttatttagtcactcaactttttaaaatcaaatattttaattaatcttcaTTAGTTGTCGTTAGATGAGTGATGAAAAGTTGACGTGGgtatttttattggcctaataataaatttagcctttcaatgtttacacattctatcaatttaatcttaaatctaaaagttcaacaaatttagGCCTCaatgtttttttcattttagttcaattttttaaaaaataaataaatttagccctcaacatttacaaaatttgtcaacttaattataattataaaagtttcaaaaaataaaaagatttaaaagattttatttttaatattcctCAATGTACCTTCAAAACACGATGAATAAGAAGAGTATTTAATACCATTCATATATGCtcattttaaattaactttCTTGACGTGGCGGTCCACGTGTATGCCAcattagtaattaaatattttaaaattttaaaagtatttaaaattatttttataattttgaatttttaaaattttaaaaataattaattgcttATATGACATCCACGTGGTAAGCCATATGTATGCCATATCAATAAAGTTAATGACATtaacttttctatttatt includes the following:
- the LOC105789080 gene encoding E3 ubiquitin-protein ligase SIRP1: MAARYWCYQCSQVVTPIMEAEIKCSFCRGGFIEEMSNGTRDSAPDMDSHIQSDRALSLWAPILLGMLGNPRRRRRLRRIEFEEEDAENSDGEARHGGDTDLDRELESIIRNRRRNSASIVQLLQGVRERMASEGENSENDRDRDRDRDRDGVIFINPFNQTIIVQGSYDSNQGGQNRNSDRIGSIGDYFIGPGLDILLQHLAVAQNDPERYGTPPAQVEAIMALPTVKIEENLKCCVCMDDFEAGSEAREMPCKHKFHSGCILPWLEIHSSCPVCRYQIPAVGQKLNSERPGNNSNRRESESNVHGRGSGEEEGEGDGRSGRRFSFPWPFNGLFTSGSQSGRGNSSSSTASSSQSGNASQTNEN
- the LOC105789081 gene encoding uncharacterized protein LOC105789081 isoform X3 — translated: MMVCFCSQNVRDGIHACLRDFDRLQNLAVVLIYIQIGCSLIGSLGALYNGVSLINLGIALFALVAIESSSQSLGRTYAVLLFCAILLDISWFILFSHDIWNMSSERNGMLFTFSLRLSLAMEIVGFCVRFCSSLLWIQIYRQGISYVNSGANPRDPDFDLRTSFLSPATLPNSRQCSHNDSDDALGASIYDPAYYSSLFEDRQQPSRHSFLVENDPKVLQIVRIQAHI
- the LOC105789081 gene encoding uncharacterized protein LOC105789081 isoform X1, producing MMVCFCSQNVRDGIHACLRDFDRLQNLAVVLIYIQIGCSLIGSLGALYNGVSLINLGIALFALVAIESSSQSLGRTYAVLLFCAILLDISWFILFSHDIWNMSSERNGMLFTFSLRLSLAMEIVGFCVRFCSSLLWIQIYRQGISYVNSGANPRDPDFDLRTSFLSPATLPNSRQCSHNDSDDALGASIYDPAYYSSLFEDRQQPSRHSFLLQVENDPKVLQIVRIQAHI
- the LOC105789081 gene encoding uncharacterized protein LOC105789081 isoform X2; protein product: MMVCFCSQNVRDGIHACLRDFDRLQNLAVVLIYIQIGCSLIGSLGALYNGVSLINLGIALFALVAIESSSQSLGRTYAVLLFCAILLDISWFILFSHDIWNMSSERNGMLFTFSLRLSLAMEIVGFCVRFCSSLLWIQIYRQGISYVNSGANPRDPDFDLRTSFLSPATLPNSRQCSHNDSDDALGASIYDPAYYSSLFEDRQQPSRHSFLGQNNAVSRTGSTAGAEVS